In Gemmatimonadales bacterium, the following proteins share a genomic window:
- a CDS encoding adenosine deaminase — MDDFIRDLPKAELHLHIEGTLEPELMFAIARRNEVPLRFRSVADVRRAYRFSNLQDFLDIYYEGAKVLLAERDFYDLTWAYLERAHADGVRHAEIFFDPQTHTARGVAFGTVVTGIHRALADAERRLRMSSGLILCFLRHLSAEAAAATLEEALPFKEWIVAVGLDSSEVGHPPSKFRAVFDRARGAGFLTVAHAGEEGPPEYIREALDLLKVRRIDHGVRCLEDPGLVERLAAEHVPLTVCPLSNVKLRVFEAMADHPLRQMLRQGLCVTISSDDPAYFGGYIGANFRAAREALGLTRDEIVQLTRNSFLASFLSPVEKRGRLEDLDCFLADHPDAR, encoded by the coding sequence GTGGACGACTTCATCCGGGACCTGCCCAAGGCCGAGCTGCACCTGCACATCGAGGGGACCCTCGAGCCGGAGCTGATGTTCGCCATCGCCCGCCGCAACGAGGTCCCGCTGCGATTCCGCTCGGTGGCCGACGTCCGCCGCGCCTACCGGTTCTCGAACCTGCAGGATTTCCTCGACATCTACTACGAAGGCGCGAAGGTCCTGCTCGCGGAGCGCGACTTCTACGACCTGACCTGGGCGTACCTGGAGCGGGCGCACGCCGACGGCGTCCGGCACGCCGAGATCTTCTTCGACCCGCAGACCCACACCGCCCGCGGGGTGGCGTTCGGGACCGTCGTGACCGGCATTCACCGCGCCCTGGCCGACGCGGAGCGTCGGCTGCGGATGAGCTCCGGCCTGATACTCTGCTTCCTGCGGCACCTCAGCGCCGAGGCCGCGGCGGCCACGCTCGAGGAGGCGCTGCCCTTCAAGGAGTGGATCGTCGCGGTCGGGCTCGATTCGTCGGAGGTGGGTCACCCGCCGTCGAAGTTCCGCGCCGTATTCGACCGGGCGCGGGGGGCCGGCTTCCTGACCGTGGCGCACGCCGGCGAGGAGGGGCCGCCCGAGTACATCCGCGAGGCCCTCGACCTGCTGAAGGTACGGCGCATCGACCACGGGGTCCGCTGCCTCGAGGACCCCGGCCTGGTCGAGCGCCTCGCCGCCGAGCACGTGCCGCTCACCGTCTGCCCGCTCTCCAACGTCAAGCTGCGCGTGTTCGAGGCGATGGCGGATCACCCGCTGCGGCAGATGCTGCGGCAGGGCCTGTGCGTCACGATCAGCTCCGACGACCCGGCCTATTTCGGCGGCTACATCGGCGCGAATTTCCGCGCGGCGCGCGAGGCGCTCGGGCTGACCCGGGACGAGATCGTTCAGCTCACGCGCAACTCGTTCCTGGCCTCGTTCCTCTCGCCGGTCGAGAAGCGCGGCCGCCTCGAGGACCTCGACTGCTTCCTGGCCGACCACCCGGACGCGCGCTAG